The proteins below come from a single Chryseobacterium bernardetii genomic window:
- a CDS encoding TolC family protein, whose amino-acid sequence MKFNFLIIVLCTVTGIFINGQTEHEPITFNEYLNAVKNKNLGFAAQKYNVSMAEASILTAGIFPDPQIEIETSNNGVSKDMGYTIGGAVSWTLELGGKRKARIETAKNEADYSKLQLQDYLRNLLADATLGYIEALKTKALLNVQKESYQSMFRLAKSDSIRYKLGDISKVTSQQSRLEASSLLNEVYQLEGTQQQSITALSDFTGSDSTGKEVTGDLSAFNRNFTLNDLITHAFNQRTDLLASRQNINTAASRVKLEKANRVIDLGLSAGAGHNTIANNEIAPSPAVNTVKLGISVPLKFSNRRNADLKIAEMGYSQAEAEYRQIENSIRTEITQAYQQYTSAQKQLQQFDNGMLKEAESILKGITYSYQRGESSILEVLNAQRTYNELRQNYFQLLAENAAALTELERKAGIWDIDF is encoded by the coding sequence ATGAAATTTAATTTTTTAATCATAGTATTATGTACCGTTACAGGTATATTCATCAACGGCCAGACGGAACACGAACCTATTACCTTCAATGAATATCTGAATGCCGTGAAGAATAAAAACCTTGGTTTTGCTGCACAAAAATACAATGTAAGCATGGCTGAAGCCTCTATTCTCACTGCCGGAATCTTCCCGGATCCACAAATTGAAATAGAGACCTCTAACAACGGTGTTTCCAAAGATATGGGGTACACGATAGGTGGGGCCGTTAGCTGGACTCTTGAGCTTGGTGGTAAAAGAAAAGCCAGAATAGAAACCGCAAAAAATGAAGCTGATTATTCTAAACTGCAACTGCAGGATTATCTGAGAAATCTTCTTGCTGATGCAACTTTAGGATATATTGAAGCATTAAAAACAAAAGCTTTGCTGAATGTTCAGAAAGAATCTTATCAAAGTATGTTCAGATTAGCTAAATCTGATAGTATCAGGTATAAATTAGGAGACATTTCCAAAGTAACTTCCCAACAAAGCCGCCTGGAAGCTTCTTCTTTATTGAATGAAGTCTACCAGCTGGAAGGAACCCAACAACAATCCATCACTGCGCTATCTGACTTTACAGGCAGCGACAGTACCGGCAAAGAAGTGACCGGGGATCTCAGTGCTTTCAACAGAAATTTTACTTTGAATGACCTCATCACACACGCTTTTAATCAAAGAACTGATCTTTTAGCTTCCAGACAGAATATCAATACTGCGGCAAGCCGCGTTAAACTTGAAAAAGCCAATCGTGTAATAGATTTAGGATTAAGTGCAGGAGCCGGACACAATACTATAGCCAATAATGAAATTGCTCCCTCTCCGGCTGTTAATACCGTAAAACTGGGAATCAGCGTTCCTTTAAAATTTTCCAACCGTCGGAATGCAGACCTTAAAATTGCAGAAATGGGTTATTCACAGGCAGAAGCAGAATACCGACAGATTGAAAACAGCATCAGGACGGAAATAACACAAGCTTATCAACAGTATACTTCTGCTCAAAAACAACTACAGCAGTTTGACAATGGCATGTTGAAAGAGGCAGAAAGCATTCTGAAAGGGATTACGTACAGTTATCAGCGGGGAGAAAGTTCCATTCTTGAAGTGCTCAATGCCCAGAGGACGTATAATGAACTCCGTCAGAATTATTTTCAGCTTCTGGCAGAAAATGCCGCTGCTTTAACAGAACTTGAGCGCAAAGCCGGGATCTGGGATATTGATTTTTAA
- a CDS encoding efflux RND transporter permease subunit, translating into MKKLLTVSIQKKWLILALFILLGFFGYYSWTQLSVEAYPDIADTTSQVVTQVQGLAAEEVEQQITVPLERALNGIPGMHVMRSKSTFGLSMITIVFDDGIDDYWARQRIQERLAEVSLPYGAQPGLDPLTSPVGEIYRYVIESDNHNLRELTDLQNFVIIPRIKQVSGIADVTNFGGITTQFQIELDPNKLEQYGLTLAEVIETISKNNASAGGSMLPRGDLAYVVRGIGLIKNLDDLGKTVVKTEKGVPVLLNDIGNLKYGNLERKGILGFTDRDRNYNESVGGIVLLLKGQNPSQVLIGVHEAVDELNKNILPAGVKIHTYLDRTDLVKTTLNTVSHTLTEGIVLVIIILIVFLGSWRGALLTAITIPFSLLIAFILMHFTNIPANLLSLGAIDFGIIVDGSIVMLEAILRQREEHPDKELEEKTIIQKATEIAKPIFFSGIIIITAYLPLFAFERVEKKLFTPMAFTVGYALLGALAVALLLIPGLAYMIYRKPRKLYHNRWLEKVSNAYGKGIDKIMSAPKKIFIPAGIVLLGAGILSYSVGKDFLPELDEGSIWLQVQLPPGISLEKAQEMSDSLRMKTMKHSEVTYIMVQAGRNDDGTDPWTASHFEVSVGIKPYKEWPSGKTKADLIKELAEDYKNMPGFTVGFSQPMIDGVMDKISGAHSELVVKIYGDDFAGTRQVAENVLSLLKTVPGSADLAIDQEPPLPQLQIIADRNKIAQYGLNVSDVTDLIETALGGKAVSQIFIGNKVYDISCRYVENSRNTPEKIGNLMLASSSGAKIPLSQIAAVKLSTGESTITREMNRRHLTVKLNLRGRDLTSFINEAQKSIEKNIRYDHAKYQIKWGGQFENKNRAYSRLAVIVPLALAVMFLLLYGAFGTFRQALVLMSIIPLALFGGMLALNIRGMSLNVSSAVGFIALFGVAIQNGVIMVSHINTLRKTGIPLKSSVIQGAKDRFRPVLMTASVAIIGLLPASLATGIGSDVQRPLATVIVYGLMFSTFLTLFVLPAIYYLAEYRFDKQNAISHEI; encoded by the coding sequence ATGAAAAAGTTATTAACAGTTTCCATACAGAAAAAATGGCTCATACTGGCCCTTTTTATATTATTAGGATTTTTTGGATATTATTCCTGGACCCAACTTTCTGTTGAAGCTTATCCGGATATTGCAGATACCACTTCACAGGTAGTGACCCAGGTGCAGGGATTAGCGGCAGAAGAAGTAGAACAGCAGATCACCGTTCCCCTGGAAAGAGCTCTTAACGGGATTCCGGGAATGCATGTGATGCGAAGTAAAAGTACTTTCGGGCTTTCTATGATTACCATTGTATTTGATGACGGAATTGATGATTATTGGGCAAGACAGCGTATTCAGGAAAGATTGGCTGAAGTTTCCCTGCCCTATGGAGCCCAGCCGGGATTAGATCCTTTGACATCGCCCGTAGGAGAAATCTACCGGTATGTAATTGAAAGTGACAATCACAACCTGAGAGAGCTTACTGATCTCCAGAATTTTGTAATCATTCCCAGGATAAAACAGGTTTCAGGAATTGCAGATGTAACTAATTTCGGAGGAATTACAACACAATTTCAAATAGAACTTGATCCCAATAAGCTGGAACAGTATGGTCTTACTCTGGCAGAAGTTATTGAAACCATCAGTAAGAACAACGCCAGCGCAGGCGGAAGTATGCTTCCCCGCGGAGATCTTGCCTATGTTGTTCGAGGAATCGGATTGATTAAAAATCTTGATGATCTTGGAAAAACCGTTGTAAAAACAGAAAAAGGAGTTCCTGTTCTTTTAAATGATATTGGAAATCTTAAATATGGAAACCTTGAACGTAAAGGCATTCTTGGCTTTACCGACAGAGACAGAAATTATAATGAAAGTGTAGGCGGAATTGTCCTGCTGTTAAAAGGGCAAAATCCGTCACAGGTATTGATTGGGGTACACGAAGCAGTAGATGAACTCAATAAAAATATTCTTCCGGCTGGGGTAAAAATTCATACTTATCTGGATAGGACAGATCTTGTAAAAACCACTCTTAATACAGTATCCCATACTTTAACGGAAGGAATTGTGCTGGTCATTATTATCCTGATTGTGTTCCTTGGAAGCTGGCGGGGAGCTCTTTTAACAGCCATTACGATTCCTTTTTCACTTCTTATTGCTTTTATTTTAATGCATTTTACCAATATTCCGGCCAATCTTCTTTCATTAGGTGCTATAGATTTCGGAATTATTGTAGACGGCTCCATTGTAATGCTGGAAGCTATTCTAAGGCAGAGAGAAGAACATCCCGACAAGGAACTGGAAGAAAAAACAATCATTCAAAAAGCCACTGAAATTGCGAAACCGATATTCTTTTCAGGAATTATCATCATTACAGCTTACCTGCCTTTATTCGCATTTGAAAGAGTGGAAAAAAAATTATTTACCCCAATGGCATTTACTGTAGGATACGCATTATTAGGAGCTTTGGCAGTAGCTTTACTGCTCATTCCGGGACTGGCTTATATGATCTACAGAAAGCCGAGAAAACTCTATCATAACCGATGGCTTGAAAAAGTAAGCAACGCTTATGGAAAAGGAATTGATAAGATCATGTCTGCTCCCAAAAAGATTTTTATTCCTGCAGGAATTGTATTGCTTGGAGCCGGAATTCTTTCCTACAGCGTAGGTAAAGATTTTTTACCGGAACTTGACGAAGGTTCTATCTGGCTACAGGTACAGCTTCCACCCGGAATTTCATTGGAAAAAGCTCAGGAAATGAGTGATTCTCTCCGCATGAAAACAATGAAACACTCCGAGGTTACTTACATTATGGTACAGGCAGGGCGTAATGATGATGGTACCGACCCGTGGACAGCTTCCCATTTTGAAGTATCGGTAGGCATAAAACCTTATAAAGAATGGCCATCAGGAAAAACAAAAGCAGACCTCATCAAAGAATTGGCAGAAGATTATAAGAACATGCCAGGTTTCACAGTAGGTTTTTCTCAACCTATGATTGATGGGGTTATGGATAAAATATCTGGTGCTCACAGTGAATTAGTGGTAAAAATCTATGGGGACGACTTTGCCGGAACAAGGCAGGTTGCAGAAAATGTTCTTTCCCTTTTAAAAACCGTTCCCGGTTCTGCAGATCTTGCCATTGACCAGGAACCGCCACTTCCCCAGTTACAGATTATTGCTGACAGAAATAAAATTGCCCAATATGGTCTGAATGTTTCTGATGTTACGGATCTTATTGAAACCGCACTCGGCGGAAAAGCGGTCTCACAAATCTTCATTGGCAACAAAGTATATGATATTTCCTGCCGTTATGTGGAAAACAGCCGAAATACTCCTGAAAAAATAGGAAATCTGATGCTGGCCTCTTCTTCGGGAGCAAAAATTCCGCTTTCACAGATTGCCGCCGTAAAACTGAGTACCGGAGAAAGTACCATTACAAGGGAAATGAACAGAAGACACCTCACTGTAAAACTTAACCTGCGGGGTCGTGACCTTACTTCGTTCATCAACGAAGCACAGAAAAGCATTGAAAAGAATATCCGTTACGATCATGCAAAATACCAGATCAAGTGGGGCGGGCAGTTTGAAAATAAGAACAGGGCTTATTCAAGATTAGCTGTTATTGTTCCGTTGGCATTAGCTGTTATGTTCCTGTTGTTGTACGGAGCGTTTGGAACCTTCAGACAGGCATTGGTTTTAATGAGTATTATTCCGCTGGCTTTATTTGGCGGAATGCTGGCCTTAAATATCAGGGGAATGTCACTCAACGTATCTTCTGCGGTAGGTTTTATTGCTTTGTTTGGAGTGGCTATTCAGAATGGGGTGATTATGGTTTCCCATATCAACACCTTGAGAAAAACCGGGATTCCGCTTAAATCTTCGGTCATTCAGGGAGCAAAAGACCGTTTCAGACCGGTACTGATGACCGCCTCGGTAGCGATCATTGGATTATTGCCTGCTTCCCTGGCAACAGGAATCGGTTCAGATGTACAGAGACCTTTGGCTACCGTGATCGTGTATGGATTAATGTTTTCTACATTCCTTACTTTATTTGTACTTCCTGCCATTTATTATTTAGCTGAATACCGTTTCGACAAACAAAATGCAATCTCTCATGAAATTTAA
- a CDS encoding efflux RND transporter periplasmic adaptor subunit — translation MKRIFLSIIILFAASCKDNVTQQAPEQKIILKDSQITIPENSPVLKKIKTVIINDQEYSHDITSVGTIETIPNNYAEIASPFSGRVTKAFVNIGQKVNAGSPLFEVLSSGYLGVQKEYSDALNEAGLAEKKYKRQQDLVKHGVGIQKELEEAETELRNKKISLSNASTALKIYNNQGKSSGGLVVRAPIAGEVISSKIVTGQYLREDAEPVMIVAELSKVWISGEVKEKDLRFIKNGDQVSVKVNTYPDRAITGKVYHINDWVDEATRSIKVLIQCDNPDRTLKPGMFATITYSTDSENTIMIPTSALMQKDDNQYVWIKTGKNQFMKRNVTTAEASEKTVKVTSGLKPGDELMTTGGIYLLDIK, via the coding sequence ATGAAAAGAATCTTCTTAAGCATTATCATTCTTTTTGCAGCCTCCTGCAAAGACAATGTTACACAACAAGCTCCGGAACAGAAAATTATCCTGAAAGACAGTCAGATTACCATTCCTGAAAACAGTCCCGTTTTAAAGAAAATCAAGACAGTCATTATTAACGATCAGGAGTACAGCCATGATATTACTTCTGTAGGAACAATAGAAACGATTCCTAACAATTATGCCGAAATTGCCAGCCCGTTTTCGGGAAGAGTCACAAAAGCTTTTGTGAATATCGGGCAGAAAGTAAATGCCGGAAGTCCACTTTTTGAAGTGCTGTCTTCAGGATACCTGGGTGTACAGAAAGAATATTCCGATGCTCTGAATGAAGCCGGTTTAGCAGAAAAGAAATACAAACGTCAGCAGGATCTTGTAAAACACGGTGTGGGAATACAAAAGGAGCTGGAAGAAGCTGAAACGGAGCTCAGAAATAAAAAGATATCCCTATCCAATGCCTCCACAGCATTAAAAATTTATAACAACCAGGGAAAAAGCTCCGGAGGTTTGGTTGTAAGAGCCCCCATTGCCGGCGAAGTAATTTCCAGCAAAATTGTGACCGGGCAGTACCTCCGCGAAGATGCCGAACCTGTGATGATTGTTGCTGAACTTTCTAAGGTCTGGATTTCCGGAGAAGTAAAAGAAAAGGATCTTCGGTTTATTAAAAACGGAGATCAGGTATCCGTAAAAGTTAATACTTATCCTGACAGAGCCATTACCGGAAAAGTATACCATATCAATGATTGGGTAGATGAAGCCACAAGAAGCATCAAAGTTTTAATACAGTGTGATAATCCCGACAGAACATTAAAACCCGGCATGTTTGCCACCATCACCTATTCCACCGATTCTGAAAACACAATTATGATCCCAACCTCTGCGCTGATGCAGAAGGACGACAACCAATATGTCTGGATCAAAACCGGAAAAAACCAGTTCATGAAGCGTAATGTAACCACCGCTGAAGCTTCTGAAAAAACAGTAAAGGTTACTTCGGGGCTTAAACCGGGAGATGAGCTCATGACAACCGGAGGAATTTATCTGCTGGATATAAAATAA
- a CDS encoding MgtC/SapB family protein codes for MNTFEFTLRLLTAFCLGAGIGFERQWRKKNAGLRTNTLVCIGSAAFVLIAIRIGGDAAGRITSYIVSGIGFLGGGVIMKDGLTVRGLNTAATLWCSAAIGALCVLGYPKEALITVFFIISTNIFLRPALSSQKEARSKKLVFKKKNNTKPKISNRTQFY; via the coding sequence ATGAATACATTTGAATTTACACTTCGTTTATTAACTGCATTCTGTTTAGGCGCCGGTATTGGTTTTGAGAGACAGTGGCGTAAAAAAAATGCAGGTCTCCGCACTAATACTTTAGTTTGTATAGGCTCTGCAGCGTTTGTGCTCATTGCTATCAGAATTGGTGGTGATGCAGCCGGAAGAATTACCTCTTACATCGTCAGCGGAATCGGATTTCTCGGTGGCGGTGTCATCATGAAAGATGGCCTTACCGTAAGAGGATTAAATACCGCAGCAACTTTATGGTGTTCCGCAGCTATAGGGGCATTATGTGTACTCGGATATCCCAAAGAAGCCCTCATTACCGTGTTTTTCATTATTTCCACCAATATATTTTTGCGCCCCGCTTTATCTAGCCAAAAAGAAGCCAGAAGTAAGAAGTTAGTCTTTAAGAAAAAGAACAATACAAAACCCAAAATCAGCAACCGTACCCAATTTTATTAA
- a CDS encoding DUF1801 domain-containing protein, with protein MQITSNSLEDYLSKIPEERQELFKKLYHAINNNLPKGFEEMSNYGMLGWVVPLKTYPAGYHCTPGTPLPFINLASQKNFIALYHMGLYSRPELLEWFVAEYPKHSKKKPDMGKSCVRFKKPEDIPFELIAELSRKMTVDDWIGIYESQYKK; from the coding sequence ATGCAAATTACATCAAACTCATTGGAGGATTATCTTTCCAAAATTCCGGAGGAAAGACAGGAGCTGTTTAAAAAACTTTATCATGCAATTAACAACAATCTGCCCAAAGGTTTCGAAGAAATGTCCAATTACGGGATGTTAGGCTGGGTAGTTCCTTTGAAAACTTATCCTGCGGGTTATCATTGTACACCCGGCACTCCTTTACCTTTTATTAACTTGGCTTCCCAAAAGAATTTTATTGCATTGTATCATATGGGATTGTATTCCAGGCCCGAATTGTTGGAATGGTTTGTAGCGGAATATCCTAAACATTCCAAGAAAAAACCGGATATGGGGAAATCTTGTGTACGCTTCAAAAAACCTGAAGATATTCCTTTTGAGCTGATTGCAGAATTAAGCCGGAAAATGACTGTGGATGACTGGATCGGTATTTATGAATCCCAGTATAAGAAATAA